The genomic stretch TATGCATGATAGTTAGTCAATCCATATTCTTTCTAACTTTTGCTTATGGGCAATCACTGTCAGAACTGAAAATTAACCTGCAAGATAAGCAAAATACAAAAGTTAACATTTTGAACTGGTTTACTACAAATTTATTTCTATATAACAACTACACAATTAACATGTTGTTAGTGCCGTGTAAATTTGACCTTATAATGTAAATTTGCCTAAAATTGGTTAAATTTTGACAAAGATCAATTTGATCTTTGAAGGTGAGGAACAACACTTCTTAAGAAAGGAGGTTAAGATAACTACAACAGTTTAAACAATAATTGTTTGAATTGTAATGTGTAGATTTTAGTGACACTTTATAAATGAATTGATGGGACATTGTTATTAGTCCCTATTTGAATTGGTTTTCTtgatcatgtgattgttgcacatgattttttcacttgaattttagATCCAAAGTCCTTGAATTTTCTATTGTGGGTTTTAAAGAAACTAAGGTAGCTTACCACAAACTGCCCCAGAAGTTGATGATCCCTATTGTTTGATCTTAACATGTGTtttttatatgtatgtatatgtatatgcattatttaTACAATCCTTTTTTCGAATAGGGACTAGCCAGGGGTTTTATTATAATAGTCCAAGGAGTTTAATGATTTTCTTTCTGATGATCCATGTTTACGAGACTATTAAAAACTTATGTTTTCTGATGATTATTACACATTCGCAGTACTAAAGATGAATACCGTCAGAAGGCTTTGAAGTCCTCCAGTTCTCTCGTGATGGAACCTTGCATTTCAGATGTTGGTCCGGATAGTTGATTCACACGATTTATTCTCTCTGATACAATCACTTTCTATATTATAATCATAAATAAAGGAGAGTTTATTCTTCCTCTGTCTGTTTTTCATCTACAGCAGGATCAAATGGTCAAGCAATGCAATCATCAAAATAGTGAGTTTTATATTGGAAAATTTAATTAATGATATCTTAGTATTCTAAACtaacatatattttgtgataGATAACTATTGTAATAGAGACTTTTATATTGAAAGTGAGACAGTATACTGTTTTTTTGAAACTTTGATTTCTAGGTTTTAATAGTGTTTAGTTTGATTTCTATTCTCTAAGTTTGATCACATTGTTTATCTTTTGCTAAATAACATTTTTAACTATTAAATGTAGCAACAAGATATTCAATGAACTAGGAGATTCAAAGTCATAAgttatttcaattttcaagaaTTTGTGGAGCTTCCTAAACCTGTAAGGGAATGTGATGTCACCCGATTTCTGAATGATAAATGAAATGTTAACTTCACAAGGACAGACAATAGAGTttacaatatcaattttaatagatTATTGGCATTAAGTTGTTTACATTCTCTGTCCAATCAAACTGTTGCAGGATAAGTCATTGAGTATTTACAAATTGAAGGAAGGAGAGCATCATTCACTATTCTCCTCACAAGATGGTAATTTCAATTGAGTTAAAATCAATACTTCATGTGTCTGTGAAACCAAGCTTCAATTTGTGAGAGACATTATTGATAtgctttttatgttattttttctattttggttttttagatgTTTATAAATGTGTCATAGTGGTACTTGGCTATATATGAATGGCTACGATGGTAAGCCCTTTCAATTAAAATAACTATATAATTTTCACTTACCGAATAGTTTTTATAAGCTTATACTTTTATATCTAAGTTAGTTGAGAAGAGTCCTTTTGTCAATATATAAATTAACAAATTTAAAGCTTGAATGctgtgattttttttttgcatatcttAAATATTTTGCGGGGGTTTCGAGCCTCCATAAAGCAACCGCCCCAGTTTATTCACCAAGATACCAGCGGTCGCTCAAAACCCCCGCTAATAAATTGTGGGAATCATATAAACGGCAGTTTTTAAAACTCCAGCAAAACATTTAGCGGAGGTCAGAAACCCCCGCTAATTGGAAAGATAACCCCCGCTATCCAGGCGCGTTTTTTGTAGTGACCGATGAAGATTGATCCAAGTAGTTGCTCTTGGAACAAAAAGAGGCTCGCAATTTAATAATGAAAAACTTAATGTATGATTGTTTCTATTGCAGGAAAATGACAAACATAAATGATTTTGTGTTTGATATCCAAGCAAAGTCTAGCACAAATTTAAGACAGATGATGATATCAATGAGGATTTTCAGTCATTCGAAGATGAAGAGACATAGATGAAGAGATGTGTAGATGTTCaagtttatttttatatattaaaaatgttATTTTGAATATGAGTGATGGCTGACATTTGAATATGTTTTGTTGATTGTGAATCAATGAGTTATGTTATTTTGTTATATAATTTCTTTAACATTTAAGATCATTTTAAAATTTGtactttattaataatattatataaaaaagatttattaatgaaaatattatttaagttTCTGGAGTAGCTTGTGTTTTTATTCTTTTGTTGatcattttttctgttttctcCATTTGGAGCAGGGCGTGTTAGCTGTGAGCTATCGGTGGTTTGGGATGTGGGGTTATTGACTTTCATTTGTTGGTGTTAGTTTTAGTGTCTagatggttgttgttgttgttgtaattcTTTGGTTGTTGTAATTCTTTTTCTGGTTGTGAATTGTATACTGGCCTTATTCTATCATGTCTTATGCTAGTgatctttgtttattttattttgccttctgtttaaaaaaaacaatactttCAAGGCTTAAAACCTTGCTAAAAGTGTGTTGATTCCAATTTCTACACATGCTCATCAATAATACCTACTCTTTAAGCTCTCAGTCATCTCagacaaaaaaaaaactctaatatCATGTAACAAATGAGAAAGCCACATATGcaacattaaatttaattaataacaataacattaaaagaaaaaaaatttcccTTCGGAtaaaaacaaagtaaacaaaCCATTTTGAGAGATCTAAGACATCATGTTTAGTAAAGAGAAAAATCATATCAcacacataaaaaataaaagtaataaatatgCTGAACATTGCAACGTTTTGATAGAACTTTAGCACGCATCatgtttattaataatatattctCTTCTATTTATGCCACCCCAAGCCATAGTCGCAGTTGCCATAACCTGTACATGAAACAAAATAGTAAATTAAAACATGATAGATATGTAATTCCATCAAATTAAAGTTAAGTTTCTTGATAAATAACAAATGgagaataatttataaaattatgaaATGCTGCTTACTTGGATCGGTAATAACAACGATGCCACCAAAAGCATTACAGATGCTTAAATCACTTCCAAGAGTTATATAGTGCTTACTCAAAACAACAGAGGCATGGTTGTATATGTTATTAGGTTCTAAACACTCTCCACCATAATACACAGGGGCGCAATAATATCTGACACAAATCATATCAAGGACAACATTCTGCTGTTCCTCGGTTAAAGATGGGCTGACAATGCACCAGCTCTTTCCAGAAATGACTATTCCGCCTTTTGGAACTCTTTCATCTGTCTATATTTATCATCATCAAATGAAAACAAATTTCAGTTTTCATATATGTCACAAAATACTTAAATTAAGTATTCAGGAGTTTTTATTTTTTACCTTAGCCTCTTTGTCAAACTTAAACCAATGTGGTTCTTGATCTTGTCCATTACCAAACTTGAGAGTTATTCCTgtatgtgtaaaaaatgaaaatcGATTTAACATTCTTTAAACCTGCATTATGTAATAGaaatatatttaaacaaaaataccTGCTGCAAGAACCAAAACCAACAGAACCATGGTGAGAATAGAGCCAATTGATGATGACATAGCTGCTAACAACTTTTCAATgattctcttcttcttttctctAAGTTTTGTGGTGTTCATCTCATTTTAATAAGGACtcttatatacataaataaaaactACCAAAATTAATAATCCTTATCAAATAATGTGCACAGTCTACACGTTAAGAATTAATATGGTAAGATAATACTTGGCGTCTATCACTTTATTTTACCACCtaggaaaataaatttatatttacaaTTAGTCTTTTATTGCTAAATCAAGTTTACGTACGTCTTCCAACTTCAATTAATAATATCCACTTTGGATGCATGTCATAGTCTTGCACTCAATTTCATTTTTCTTGTTTGTTACTATCATTTTTTGGGTAACTATTTTTTGTATTATCATTTATGATGCCAAAATTCTATCTTTCATGATGGGTTGTATTttctctaatatatatatatcaaaatattatattagagaaagtaaaaaataaaagaaagtaaAACACGCGTTCTCTTCATTTTGctataatttaatttgtaaataCTGCAAATTTGTTCTTCTTAATGGTTAAGAAAAGTCTCTAAATGGTAAACAAGATGATACAATGTTTGGAGcctttaattattgatttttcttAAGTGTTATATTTAGTCTATATAGTTGCTCATAACATAAAAGtactatatttaaattttaaaaactaattaattaaatacattttgattttttttctttacccacctccctatggggtcaccctcAGCGAAAACCCTATTTTACcccgtttcggaaatgcattttcgaaaattttttcttttctaaatttttccagacttcggaaatgcattttcgaaaaaatcccaaaaattgggattttaactaattcggagatgcatctccgaaacaacaacaaaaatctaaaaaaatcccaacaattaattttagtatattaattaattcacatatcataaatttgatataatttatgagtaatgaataataataattatatattttgatataatttatgagttatgaataataattattatatatttttattttgattcatattttaaaatttaaaataattttaattaaaaaaattaaaataatttcacttacaaaatgagttataattttttatttatatatttatatatttataataattattatatatttatatatttacaaaaataattaaaaaaataagtgttttaatttatatatttatataataattataataattattatatatttataaaaattattatatatttatataataattattatatattaattataaatatatttatacatttatataataattataaaaattaaaacaatgagtgttataatttataataattattatatatttatacactaattattatatatttatatatttcacttgcaaaattaataattattaacttACAAAATTTATTCGAAACCTGCTAGTTAAAAAAAACTtacaaatttatatattatattatatttaattttatataattcaaaatttatttattaaattaagatgttttttatttatataagttagtaaaataatatttaactttaaaattgtttaggaaattttgatcttcattttattgattcaccttcattttattgattcaccttgattttatacctattaattgtattgattcaccttgattttaattttttaataattattaaattctttcggaagtgtatatccgaaacattccaagaccaatttggtcttggaacatttcggaaatgtatatccgaagacaccccctcccaaaaaaaagtgtttttgaaaatgcatctccgaaaacccaaaaaagggggtattttcggaaatgcatctccgaaactacttttttttcgtgttttcggaagtgcatttctgaaataagacaaattttgaaaaaaaataagcgtttcgaaaatacatttccgaagtgagggtattttggatttttcaccagaggtgaccaaaaaAAGAGGGAGGttggaatatattttttatttattttttattgattaaccTAATTGTAAGAATTCAACCTTACACAACAATAAAGTGATTTAATGGATAATccacataaataaatgaaatgtttcggatttgattttttatatatGATGTCCTTGTACAACTTTCAAGTGAGCTAATTTAATAAAATActtgttaaattaattttaataaaaaattaatataattacaactaaaatactattaataattataataaatagcaAATTCAGTCAtgttacaaataaataaaaatatattaatatagaaTAAAAAAATCAGCATTTCATACCGTgatgattttattaatatattgttgaaaagcatattaaaatattaattgtgcgtctataaccaaatttttaagtgataaaaaaaatgaaaagagagTAAAAGATGCGTTCTCTTCATTTTGCTATAACTTTAATTGTAAATAGTACAAATTTGTTCTTCTTAGTGGTTAAGAAAAGTCTCTAAATGGTAAACAAAATGATAGTGTTTGTGTTTGGAGCCTTtacttactatttttttttttcaaacgtgTTATACTTAGACCGTATAATTGCTCATACAGTCATACTACATTTAATATTATTCTTTTCATCTCATATTTAGTCTTTTAAAGATATGGATACATGGATAAACCTATTTAGCATTTCTCATCATCTTTTTTAATAGTCTAAACTTGGCATATTTAATAAAGTGTAATGTGATATACAAAGTGGTTTCTAAAGTTCTTGCAAATCGTTTGAAACTGTTATTAAGTGTGTATCAGAGGAACAATCGGCTTTTGTGGAGGGTCGATCTATTTTGAATAATGTCATGATTGCTAGTGAAGTTATCCATGCCCTTAAAAGAAAGACTAAGGGGACTAAGGCGCACCTGGCACTAAAGATTGATATCATCAAAGCTTATGATAGAGTGAATTGGGAATTTCTAAAAGAGGTGTTAAAAAAGTTGGGCTTTGCGGATAGATGGATCCACTAATGATGATGTGTGTTCAGTGCATTATAATGTCCTTGTAAACTCTTCGAGTGCTAGACCGGCCAATTGAACCAGGAAGAAGATTGAGACAAGAAGATCCACTGTCTCCGTATCTCTTTATTCCTATATTAGAGGGGATTTCGGCCCTTATAAAGGGTGATGTGGCGAAGGGTGATGTCTATGGGGTCCAAATTTGCAGAGGGACACCAAGTGTGTCCCATCTGCTTTTTATTgatgattgttttttattttgcaaggCCAATTTATCTGTAGTGAGAACTCTTATGGGTTTACTCAAAACCTATGCTGACGCGTCAGGACATGAAATTAACTTGTCGAAATCCGAAGTGTTCTTTAGTAACAACTTGTCGGTGATGGCAAAGGAGGATCTTGCTAATATTATGGATGTTCGACACGTTTTGGGAACTAATAATTATTTAGGATTACCTTTTATGATTGGTAGGAGTAAGAAGGCAACCTTTTCTTTCATCAAGGACCTGATATGAAAAAGAATCAATTCGTGGAAAGGTCGGTCTTTATTTAAAGCCGGTTAGGAGGTTATGATCAAATCGGTGCTTCAAGCTATTCCGTCACATATTATGAGTGTTTATATTCTCCCGGATACGGTGATTAATGATATTGAGAAGATGCTAAACACTTTCTGGTGGGGTGGAGGGAGaaataataaaagaattaaatgGATGGAGTAAGAGCGTCTCACTTACTCAAAGAAAGGAGGATTGAGATTCTGAGATTTTAAAGCATTTAACATGGTGATGGTAGCTAAGCAAGGATGGTTTCTAATGACACTACCTCAAGCTTTAGTGTCTCGTATCTTTAAAGCAAGGTATTTTCCTATAACCTCTTTATTTGATGCTAATCCAAGGTATAATCCTAGTTTTGTGTCGAAGAGTATTTGGAAAGCTAGAAAAGTTCTTATACTTGGTTGCAGGTGGAGCATTGGGGATTGAAGTAGAATCAATGTGATGAATGAGTCGTGGCTTCGAGGGAGTCGAGAGGAATACTTGAGTGGGCCGCATAAGGAAGGTGTGTACAATATTACGGTTAGAAATCTCATGCTTAATAATGTTGAACAATGGGACTTGATAATTttacatgatattttttaggcaaaatactctttttagtcCCGTAAGTTAACcttggggttcattttggtcccttaacttcaaaaagtttcaaattggttccttaactcttcaaaaggtgtcattttagtcctttttgtcatattagcgacggaaaaactcaaaagtCAACCGCTAAATCCGTCGCTAATAtgccaaaaaggactaaaatgacaccttttgaagagttaagggaccaatatgaaactttttgaagttaagggaccaaaatgaaccctggGATTAATATACgggaccaaaaaggatattttgcctATTTTTTATTATGAAACAGTGGTGGATCTAAAAGTCCCACTAGTGGAGGAGGTTACAGAGGACAAATTGGTGTGGAAGGAGGAACAAAGTAGTAATTATAGTGTTTGCTCAAGTTATAGGGCGTGGAGGGATGCTCAACACCATCATTTTATTCAGAACAATAATGATAATTGAAATAGTATTTGGAGTATCAAAGCACCGGCCAGAGTGAAACACCTATTGTGGAGGATCTATCAGGGATGTTTGCCTACCCGTACGCGCCTTCAGCAACACCATGTTCAGTGTATGGGAGTTTTCCCTTTCTGTGATATTAATAATGAGGATGACTGGCATGTCTTTTTTGGTTGTTTAGATACTTGCATTTGTTGGGGAGCAACAGGTTTGAGCAATATTATTGATCATAGAAATTTCTTTTTATGATGTAAAGTCGCTCATTCTTGATATTTGTAGTAAGGAAGATAAGAATACGGCAGGTTGAGTTGCCGTTACAATTGAGGCAATGTGGAAAAGTATGAATGATCTTATTTGGATTAATGAGCGTGAATATGGCACCCTTGTCGGTTGGATTGCCTATCATAATTGGCGCGAATGATTTTCGACGCAACGGGTTCAAGATAGTAACAATGATAATCATCAGCTTCTAAGTTGGAATCCGTCTCCCGGTGGCTGGTCTAAGTGTAACTTGGACACGAGTTTCAATAGCAATAATAATAGAAGTACGACAAATAGAGGTTGGTGTATTAGAGATGAACTCAGTAATTTCTTTACTGCTGGAGTGGTGTGGGATTCAGGTAACCATTTTGTTCTTGAAGCGGAAGCTTTAGCCCTCAAAGAAGCTATCCAAGGTGTTATTTCGTTAAATATTGATTGGATTATTTTTCGAAAGTGATTCTCTTCGAGTGTTGCAAGCGTTTCACTCTGTTACCGTAAGAATTTCCGAGTTTTATACTATAATAAGAGATATCCAgttgttattataaaattttcCCAACTTTGAGGTAAAATTTGTGAAACGTCAAGCGAATATAGTTGTTCACTCGTTAGTGAAGGCGGGCCAATTCTTGGGTTAGGCGTAATATTATGCATGTAGGCTTTGGTAAAGTTAGTTTTGATTATGAATGAGAATAGTTAGTTTTGCTTTGGTAAAAAAATAATACTAGTAGGCTTTTAAAAAAACCCAAGTCTGATCTCTTTATTAAATAAGTCTGGTCTAGCCTGACCTTAAGTGCTAGGTTATAGGTTTCTGTAGGCCGACCTAGCCTATTCTCACCTCTAGCTAAGGAAGTTGATGGGAGAAACAAAAAGTGTGGACGAATATTAAGaggacaattttaaaaaaaaaaaatttaaaaactaaaagtgAAAATGTTATATATTATGGATATGAAGAAGTGTTACTATTGCGATTAAAATATCACTATATTACATAAgtaaatcctttttttttttgaacagtaGAACTAAACCAATATCAACCACCGCTAAATTGTTGAAAAAACATGAGGACAAAATATTTGTTCTGCATTGTCTTCTTGCATCTCATAATCACTGATTCTAAAAAACCCTATATAGCAAAACAGAGATTAAAAGAAAAACTAGTTTAAGAATGATGGGTGTAATATATGTCATGaaagaaacataaaagaaaacgccAAAGGGTATGTAACAAGCAACCAAAAAAACAATAATGTATATCAAACTTCATCGCGCATCAGCAGATGTAAAAGAATCAGCGAATCCAGGAGACCGAGGCGGTATACTCGACTGTGTATTCTCACAACTAGGAATCATCGACGAAGAATACGAAACATCGAATGTAGAGCTCCGCCCTTCCATATTCTGCCACTTACTTAGAGCTTGAGGCAAACTCATATCCAAGTCAATCCCGTACATGTCCTCGGCATCAGGTTCAGACGGCTTCCAAATCTCGACAAGAGGTGCTAGCGCATTCACCACGTGTCCCATGTCAGGACGCTGATGAGGCTCCCTTGCACAACAGTGGCTGGCCAACCCTGCAATAGTCCTGAAACTCTCCAAGCCTTCCTCGTCGATATCCATTGCTGGATCAATGACCTTTTCGAACGAGTCTTTGTTCAGTTGCGTTCTGCGGAACCATGTAACAAGGTGGATGTTCTCGTCTGGTTGGCTGTTGTCGATTGCTCTCCTTCCTGTAATCATCTCCATAAGAATCACGCCGTAGCTGTATACATCAACCTTTGTGGTGACTCGTCCGGTGACTGTTTCATATCATACAATTTTAATGAGTTAGGGAATTGAACAAGAAAAGAGAAGAATTATCAATATGCTAGAATGTTAATTGCTACACACATATACAGGGCATGACATCAACAATATTTTATCAGATTAGATGCTAGCACCAAATATTCCTTCTAATCAAATAACAGTGTTGTCTACGGTAGAAGGCGGAGAGCCAAAACCCGCCATACCAGCCGCATTGCGGCGCCGTTACACCGGATTATGGCGGAAAACCCCGCAATATCGACCGATATTACCATTGCGGCAAACCCAAAAACCGCCATGTATATCCGCCATAGTGACCATGGTGCCGCTATTTGATAACACTGCAACTAAAGGACTAAACGAGTAAATATTAATCGGCGAAGTAAATGGAATGGAACATTACAATGCATGCAGAATGGCTATAGAAGGGCCTGTATGTCTAAGAACTAAAAAGAAAGTGATTTAACATTTCTAAAAATTGAATACTAATTAGATAGTTTTAAGCAATGCATAAATTTATGTCTTTGTTtacaatcaaaacataactttttaaaaatattttctctcattCAACACACTCATTCAGATTTTTTTCAACAGCTACTCAAGAACCCTTATTATTCTAATCAAATTTTAGTTACTTTTTCCTGTTTCTAACCATTTTCTTAAGTTTAAACAAACACATTGAAAATTCTTAAAAGAGATTTTCTACCAAAATAACCTTAAACATACTGACACTTATTTGACAACTCTATTCCGACTAATTTGGGAGGAAAACTTAAACAAACCTAATTACTAGTCAAATTTTATTCTCATAGTAAATTTAACAAAACAATTTATCATCTTTGCATTCTTTCTCAATACAGTTCTATTCAGACAAAATTTGATAAAAAGAGCATAAGTTTTGACAGTGTTGCAAAAAAACGCTTCTCCATAACTATATTCATTATCTCTAGTTCAACTGATAATACTAAAGTAGGAACCTAGATAACTAACATATGCAACATAGAACAGTTGTATTCAACAAAGTTTTTCCAAATTATAATTAACATATGAATACCTGCATACTCTGGTGCTAGATATCCAAAAGTTCCGGCAAGTCTAGTCTCGAACGAAGCTTGTCCTTCAGGAGCAAGCCGAACCAGTCCAAAATCAGATACTTTAGCGCGCATATCATCCCCAAGCAGGATATTTGACGGTTTCAAATCCCTATGGATGAAAATTTGCTGTGCTAAACCATGAAGATACTCAACACCTCTAGCAACATCTAAGGCAATAGAAAGCCTTCTCTTCCATTCTAGTGGCTTCACCCCATTGTCTTTCAAATCGAACAGATGTTCACTAAGAGTGCCCTGAGGCATGTATTCATAGACAAGAAGTTTCTCATTGTCCTCCAAGCAATAGCCAAGAAGTGCAACCAAATGCCTGTGGCGAACCTTAGTAAGAACCGCAATTTCAGACTTGAACTCATTCAGCCCTTTGTCACCACCCATATCAGATTGCATCCTTTTAACTGCAATCTTTGTTCCATCATCCAATTCTCCTTTGTACACAGTGCCGAAACCGCCCTTCCCCAAAATGTTTTTTTCACTGAAATTGTTCGTAACTTCTCTCAAAACTTGAATCGAAATCACCATATTACCAGCTTCCACATTTTGAACACTACTAGATTGACTAAATCCACTAGTTCCTCCTACACCACCAGCATGAGATCCTCCTGCCGCTGCAACACTTATCTTCACAGCATTTCCATCTCCAGAATGACGAGGATGTACCACTATTGCATTTGGAGTTTGAACTTTGCCACTACGCTTATTACGCTTTCTACGGCACATAACAAACACCAAAACCCCTACACCAAGTAAGCAAACAACCCCAATCACAACACCAACAATAGCTCCAACACTAAATTTCTTCTTATCGTTGCCTCCAGAACTAGGACTGGGCGGGCTAGAAGGTTTATCATGTCCAATATCCGGATTCCCAGCAGTATTAACAACCACA from Vicia villosa cultivar HV-30 ecotype Madison, WI linkage group LG4, Vvil1.0, whole genome shotgun sequence encodes the following:
- the LOC131595902 gene encoding glucan endo-1,3-beta-glucosidase 7-like; translated protein: MNTTKLREKKKRIIEKLLAAMSSSIGSILTMVLLVLVLAAGITLKFGNGQDQEPHWFKFDKEAKTDERVPKGGIVISGKSWCIVSPSLTEEQQNVVLDMICVRYYCAPVYYGGECLEPNNIYNHASVVLSKHYITLGSDLSICNAFGGIVVITDPSYGNCDYGLGWHK
- the LOC131595904 gene encoding receptor protein kinase TMK1-like — protein: MAFGVSYVLHLVLLFSTIFVSAWSQDGAVMQKLKASFNSSRSLDWSDSDYCKWKEVGCSSDSRVTRIDIQRHDLTGSLPKELVQLTALTDFSCNQNNLSGDFPNMPSSLQNLYINQNKFTSMPSDFFDDMSNLLLVTIGDNPFTPWQIPTSLTKCLALKTFSANSASFVGEIPEIFGKDNFPSLVSLQLSYNYLEGSLPNSLAGTSIDTLWLNGQNSTNGQSKLNGTLSVIEKMTSLKQLWVNVNSFTGPIPDLSNLTQLTYACFRDNRLTGVVPPTLTSLPSLRIVNLTNNQLQGSPPKFKDGVAVENDLSGSNSFCTQVVGQPCSPVVNALLSVVEPLGYPYILAQSWKGNDPCGGGSWRGVVCSGGNVSIIDFRNLGFSGSISPSFVRLSSVTKLLLSNNNLTGTIPKELADMPALKEIDVSNNSLYGQIPTFRGDVVVNTAGNPDIGHDKPSSPPSPSSGGNDKKKFSVGAIVGVVIGVVCLLGVGVLVFVMCRRKRNKRSGKVQTPNAIVVHPRHSGDGNAVKISVAAAGGSHAGGVGGTSGFSQSSSVQNVEAGNMVISIQVLREVTNNFSEKNILGKGGFGTVYKGELDDGTKIAVKRMQSDMGGDKGLNEFKSEIAVLTKVRHRHLVALLGYCLEDNEKLLVYEYMPQGTLSEHLFDLKDNGVKPLEWKRRLSIALDVARGVEYLHGLAQQIFIHRDLKPSNILLGDDMRAKVSDFGLVRLAPEGQASFETRLAGTFGYLAPEYAVTGRVTTKVDVYSYGVILMEMITGRRAIDNSQPDENIHLVTWFRRTQLNKDSFEKVIDPAMDIDEEGLESFRTIAGLASHCCAREPHQRPDMGHVVNALAPLVEIWKPSEPDAEDMYGIDLDMSLPQALSKWQNMEGRSSTFDVSYSSSMIPSCENTQSSIPPRSPGFADSFTSADAR